A genomic window from Vitis riparia cultivar Riparia Gloire de Montpellier isolate 1030 chromosome 18, EGFV_Vit.rip_1.0, whole genome shotgun sequence includes:
- the LOC117907304 gene encoding uncharacterized protein LOC117907304: protein MVGHGNGPIEVAKTVLEVAEVAWSAIETHHHIHQHHHDHDYNHDHDSPPSNHDLESIRTENRRLRSLLQKNLELLRDLSLSPCLSKDCPPDLHARLAATVDSKHFLSRLKSLHGASVDGATNGFPFKEATGEDLHSAEILINVDPEEPSWWVWVTDEAVPNKVEEWSEIDDENYVVISEEHVVDGVANFIARCILSNPKTLNLTPEELQKAVSVSVSSMNKYEKMASVWHAGMMFYTLATWGIALAGLYRSRAVMKLAAKGVHTTSKFIMKAL from the exons ATGGTAGGACACGGCAATGGTCCCATAGAAGTGGCGAAGACTGTCTTGGAGGTTGCCGAGGTGGCTTGGTCCGCTATCGAAACTCATCACCATATCCATCAGCATCACCACGATCACGATTATAATCATGATCATGATTCTCCGCCGTCGAATCATGATTTAGAGTCTATCCGAACGGAGAATCGACGTCTCAGAAGCTTGCTTCAGAAGAATCTGGAGCTCCTTCGAGATCTCTCACTTTCGCCTTGCTTATCTAAAGATTGCCCCCCCGAT CTGCATGCTCGTCTTGCAGCTACTGTGGACTCTAAACACTTCCTAAGTCGACTTAAATCCCTCCATGGTGCATCAGTTGATGGGGCCACCAATGGTTTTCCTTTCAAGGAGGCCACAG GGGAGGATTTGCATTCTGCTGAAATTCTTATTAATGTTGATCCTGAAGAACCCAGTTGGTGGGTGTGGGTCACAGATGAAGCAGTTCCTAATAAAGTTGAAGAATGGAGTGAAattgatgatgaaaattatGTAGTTATTAGTGAGGAACATGTCGTGGATGGGGTAGCCAACTTTATTGCGAGATGCATTTTGTCAAACCCAAAAACCCTG AATTTGACACCAGAGGAGCTGCAGAAGG CTGTGTCAGTATCAGTATCTAGCATGAACAAGTACGAAAAGATGGCAAGTGTTTGGCATGCTGGGATGATGTTTTATACCTTAGCGACTTGGGGAATTGCCCTAGCAGG GTTGTATAGGAGTCGTGCTGTAATGAAACTGGCTGCAAAGGGGGTTCACACGACCAGCAAATTCATTATGAAGGCACTCTGA